CGAACCCCCAGAATGCGTATGCGATTGCGCGCCCAGTTCGTGGGGAGAGGTCTCGGACCAGACCGGCAGTTGCGGTGACCGCGCTGCCTTCCACGAGTGATAGGATGACGCGAATCACGAGCAGCCCGAGCGGTGAATGTACCAGTACCATCGCATAGACGCAGAATGCGGTGAGGAATAGGCTTGGGACCAGTGCGAATACCCGTCCGCGCGCATCTGCCAGGCGCCCGCTAAAATATGCGCCGAATGCACCGGCGGCGGTAGATACGGCACTAATGAGGCCATACGTTGTCAGATTCATATGGAGGTCTTTGAGGATAAGCGGCAATACGGCGGACATCTGGCCTTCATAGTACGCGACCACATTGGCCAGCAACGCAATTACCAGAAGCCAAATGCGGTAACCACCGACTGGATAAACCTGCAACTCTCGGAATAAAGACGTTTTCCGACTCTTCTCCACGGTCATGGACGGGCTTCCCCCTACTAACAGAATTCATTCATAGATGTTCCTACCTCTCTGTGAACGTCTGTTCAGTTAAACCCTAACAAACGTCACGGGATGCTGGTGTTTGTGAATTCATCACGCTGCTACTCTTGAAACATCGTTACCAGTTGCTCGAACAATAGCGACTCCCCAACGAGGGCAACGCGCCCTTCCGTGACAAGGCTCTCTGCGTTCTGCACGCGAAGAATCAGGTCCTTCCAGTCCTGCGCCCGCACACGAACTGTGATGTCAGGGGAGGCCTGTGTTCCGCTGCGGACCTCCGCTACCCCTAGGCGCACGTTGACGATGAACGACTGGTCTACATCCACGACGTGGACGTTGGCGCAAATGGTCACGGCCGCGCTTGTCAACGGGTTGAGCCAGACTGGCATGTTGGTGCAAAATTGATGGATGGACATCGCCTGAGCGTACGCCCGCCGCGCGTTTTCAGACACAGGGTTTACGCGAATCTGCCCAGTTAACTCCAAGGCTTGGTGGAAGTAATAGGACCGTGAATTGGAGTTGATGGCGGCCTCTCCCAACCGAAACAAAGCTTCTGCCTTCAGCAACTTCATCTCGCGGTCATCCGGGCTCAATTGAAGCATCATCTCGGCCACTTCTGCGGCCCATTGGAAGTCTTGACGATGCAGTGCGGACTTGGCTTCAGCCTCGAGACTGGAGACCCCACCCGCGAGTTTTGCGATGCGCTCCGCCCGTTGTTTTTGCCTAAGAGGTTCTAAATTTGTCGCATTTCCATCGAACCAGCCAAGATAGCCGTCGTAAATTGCACGCACAGACTCCGAAACTTTGCCGTATAGTTCGAGAAGTTCGTGCTGGTTGACGAGATGCGCTGGCAGGCGAATTTCCGCCACCAATTCATCCGGGGTTTTACCTTGATTCGCCCCTCGAATGACAGCATCATGTACGTACTGGATGGCGTCGCGATACTGAGTCAACAGGCCGACAATGTGATGGCTTCCGTACAGGGGCTGCGTGTGGCTTGGTACGAGAAACTCGGGAGCGAGGTCTCGCATTTTGTCCAAGGAGTGAATCCACTGCTGTACAGGACGCGGAGCCGTCCCGCGAATGGTGTACAGGTTTGGAAACGCTGGGTAATAGTTGTCAGCACTCAGCAATACTTTCTCATCCGGCATCCATATGAAGATTTGGTCGTCCGTCTCCCCAGGTGCTGCCTGAAGTACCATCTTGATACCGCCGACTTCCAACTGACGCACATCGTCGAAAACATCTGTGGGCGGCATCAGGATGGGTAACCGTGACCTGTCGATTCGAAGCCGCGGCCCGAGGCCGCTGCTTGGCACGTAATTCTCAGGGAGCAACAGGCCAAATTGCCGTCTGCCTCGGAGAGATAGAATTGGCTGTAATTGGTTGAATTGCTGATCTAGAAACTCCCTGGTTTTGCGATGCGCGTAGATGGGTGTTTGATTTGTCGCGAATACGGACGTTCCGTGCGTGTGGTCTTGATGGCCGTGCGTGTAAATCACGGCTGCAACCGGTTGTGGGGAAATTTTGTCAAACTCCGCTTTGATTTCCTGGGCTGCCTCGATGCTTTCAGTCGTATCTACGATAACGTTCCCCGCATCAGTGACGATGAGGATGCAGTTTCCGAGAGAGTATCCGACAGCTGAGTACACTCGATGTGTGACTTGATGAACCTTCTTTTCGAAATGCTGCCGATGCGCCAACAAGGCGCAGCACGGCTCTGGTGTACCCCAGGGAGCGACGTCATCGACCTCAAGCTGTGACGGGTTCAACGCTCATTCTCCTTTCTCTCTGAAGGCGCATTCATGAATGCCGGCAGAAGTTAGGCATCCCCATGCTGCAAGAGGGTCATAAAAAATTTCAGGTGAGACTCGGTATACTGCTGCAACGACAACCATTTGCGAAGACGGGTGGTTTTCTTTAAGGCCCACATGTGTCCGAGGCTCAGCACATCAAACGCGAGCATGTCGGCGTCAACACCCGGATGGAAACTCCCCTGTTCTTGTCCGTCATGAATCATCTGAGCAATCACGCTGGATGTCTCACGTTCCATTTTGAGGACTTGACGCAAAGTATCTTTGTCTAGTGTTCCGTAGTCTTTGTACAGAATGATGAATAACTCCCACTCTTCATCGATGGAACGGTAGAGTCCACGTACAGCGTACTCAAACCGCTCAAGCGGGTTTGCAATCTCTCTACCTCTTTGAAACACCTCCTGATATACACTGTTTAAATCGCCGAGCAGACTGAGCAAAATGTCTTCCTTATCCTTAAACACGTAGTAGATGGAACCAACACTCGCTTCTGACGCGCGTGCGATATCCGGGACGGAAACCCCATGGTACCCCTTCTCGCTGAATAGTTTGCGCGCTGTGTTCAATATCTTCTGTTTTCTTCCGTCAGCATCGCCACGCATGGTGTCACCTCCAAACAGCTCGATTATAACGTACATTAGAATGATCATTCAATATGAACGTTCATTCTAATGCGCAATGTCACTGGTAAGGGGAATTCGGCGCAAAGGGGGGGACATAAAATCTCCCGATAAGGTGGCGTTGTCAGAAACACACCACGTATCGGGAGGTAGAGCCTTGCTCGGTTCGTCAGGAAGTGCATTACGACGGCTTTCGCGTGCTAATTCGAAAGAGCTTGTATAGCGGGCAGAAGCCAGAGATGCCAGTTGCCAATGCAATTGCGCCAAGGACAAATAGAACCACTGACAAAGCGGGCGAGGTGTAGAATCCGCTCACGACAAGGACAATCCCAATTATAGTACGCAATGTTCTGTCAAGAGCACTTTCATTTATTAATCGCACCATTTACTAGACCTCCCAGAAAAAACGTCCATTGAACATTCCTGTTTCATATGTTGTTTGATAATTTGATAATACCACCATGGGTATATAGTGCAGCAGTACAGATGGACTATTTATGGAGACCTGAGCCGCTGACTTGCGTGGCTCAGTTTTTCTGTCAGCGTGCTGAGTTCCTCGTCAAAGGCAGCTTGTTGTTTCTGTTCAGAAAATCTCTATTGATGGCGTATGGCAAGTGATGGAGTATGGCAAGGTCCTCGGTTTTCACATCGTAAAACGCAGTGTATTTGACCACTCGTGGTCATGTAATTGGACAGCACATAATTAGACAGCACAAAAGATTCTTGACATTTTTGAAGTGTCGAATTAACCTACAATCAATCCATGTGTACCGGTTTCGTAAACTGGTTCCGTTCATCGGTTTCTATTCATCAATTTCTACCAGATTCTCCGCACGTCATCTATTTCACCCCCAGTCCCGCGCTCGTTTCTGATGTCGAGATTGGTGTACAGACAGGAGTTTTCGTCATGGCAGCAGACAAACCGACAATTGACATGGTGGCAAGTCTGGCCAAAGTGTCTAAAACGACCATATCAAGGTACCTGAATGGTCGGTTTGAGTTTATGTCAGATGAAACGAGAAAACGGATTCAAACCGTGATTGAGGAGTTGGATTATCGCCCGAACAATTTGGCGCGCGGCCTAAAGTCAAACCGTAGTGGCCTGATTGGTGTGTTGGTTGCGGATATCGGCAGTCCGTTTTCGTCGATTCTTGTCAAAGGTGTCGGGGACACTTGTAAAGAACGCGGTTATCAGACCATCATTGCAAACACCGACAATGATCCAGAGAAGGAAAGAGAGTACATACGGTCACTCATTGACAACCGTGTGGAAGGCCTCATTGTCAACATCACCGGCGAGAACGATGACTTCCTGCTTGAGTTAAAAGATGAGGGCATTCCGATTGTGGTGGCTGATAGGCCGATGGAAACCCTCAGTCTTGACACAGTCACGAGTAATAACGCCGAAATGACATATCGCACAATCCAGCATCTCTATGAGCAAGGGTTCGAGAGAGTTGCTTTTATCACACAAGAAATTTCCCAGGTTCGCACACGATACGTTCGGTACCATACCTTTCTCAAGGCTTGTTGCGATTTGTTTGGCGTGGACGGAGAAAAGTGGGTACACGTTATCGATCCGTCGGATGTCGGCGCGCTTGCCCGCGGCTTGCAGGCGTTTCTCAACATGGACGACGGCCCTGCAGCTGCCTTTGCAGTCAATGGTGTGATGCTCTTAAGCTTGGTAAAGGCTATCCGTCAACTAGGTTTAGTGATGCCAGACGACCTTGGGGTTGTGGGATATGACGATTGGGACTGGGCGTCACTGATACCACCTGGCATTACGACGATTTCACAGCCGTCCTATAACGTTGGTGTGCAATCTGCGCTGCGATTGATACAGCGCATCAAGGACAACCGACCAAAGCCGAAGTTAATAGAGTTGCCATCGGAACTGATTGTCCGCGGCTCTAGTGTCAGGAACGCAGTGTCAAAGTAAATGTCAAAGTCAGAGGTATAGAAAATAATTTTACAATCCGTGAAAGCGTATACTCTCCGTGACACAGCGACGGCTCGTTACAGGTTCATCAGCTTCTGCACGAGCTGGTAATGTGTACCGATTTACGAAACCGGTACACAGAGAATGGTAGGAGGCACACAGCATGAACAGGCAGCAGATGGTTATCAACACGATTGCGTTTATGGATTTGGTCAAGCAAGGACAAATGCAGCAAGTATTCTTGGCGGAGTCAAAGAACCTGGGCGTCCGCACTGTTGAGGTTCGCCGTGAATTTTTCTCCGGCATTGAGGAGATGCGGGAGACGGCACACGAGGCGAATCGGCATGGAATCACTTTGTTCTATTCGATTCCACACCCGCTGTTCGTAGAAGGTCGTCTGGCGAGAGAGGAAATCGACCGGGTGTTCACGGAGGCAGAAGTCCTTTGCGCAAAGGCGGTCAAGTGGAATTGCGGCGACTTCACCGGATGGACTGACGAAGACCTCGCCTGGATGAACGATAGACTCACCCGGTACCGGGGCCTATTCACCGTAGAGAACGACCAGACCATGCACAATGGCACGGTGGAGGGGCTGCACACATTTCTGACTCAGGCCAAAGCATTGGGACTCCCGATAAGGTACACCTTTGACGTTGCAAACTGGGCGTGGGTGGGTGAGGATCCGCTCGAAAACGCCAAACGCATGTCCGAGTTCGTCAGCTATATCCACCTGAAAGATGTTCAGTTTATCGCAGGTGTTCCGAACGCGGTCCCACTCGGTGAAGGCGTGCTGCCGTTGGTGGAAATTCTCTCGGTGCTTCCGACGGAAGTCCCCATTGCACTGGAATATCCCTGCGGGGAGAGACCCTTTGAGGTGCTCGACCGAGGTGTGCACTGGATCGAAGAGAACACGGGGTGAAGCCAAACGGAGGAGTCAAACGGAGGAGCCAAACGGAGGAGTCAAACGGAGGAGTCAAACGGAGGAGTCAAACGGAGGAGTCAAACGGAGGAGTCAAACGGATCGGCCCCTGGTCTGTAAGTTTATCGTCACGGGCTAGTGGTCACTGAGTCTCTTGTACGTGAGCGCCTTACAAGGTGAACCTAGCTCGCGTTCGTGACGGTCAGCAAGTTGTAAGCGGTTACGATGCTCTTGAAAGGTGGTGATGCTTGGGCGAGAAGGCGAGACCGGACGTAATATTTGAGTTCGTCAGCCTGATGACGACAAGATGTAACATTCCAGTTCGCCAACTTAATTACGAAATGGTTCAG
The Alicyclobacillus curvatus genome window above contains:
- a CDS encoding LacI family DNA-binding transcriptional regulator; amino-acid sequence: MAADKPTIDMVASLAKVSKTTISRYLNGRFEFMSDETRKRIQTVIEELDYRPNNLARGLKSNRSGLIGVLVADIGSPFSSILVKGVGDTCKERGYQTIIANTDNDPEKEREYIRSLIDNRVEGLIVNITGENDDFLLELKDEGIPIVVADRPMETLSLDTVTSNNAEMTYRTIQHLYEQGFERVAFITQEISQVRTRYVRYHTFLKACCDLFGVDGEKWVHVIDPSDVGALARGLQAFLNMDDGPAAAFAVNGVMLLSLVKAIRQLGLVMPDDLGVVGYDDWDWASLIPPGITTISQPSYNVGVQSALRLIQRIKDNRPKPKLIELPSELIVRGSSVRNAVSK
- a CDS encoding TetR/AcrR family transcriptional regulator; its protein translation is MYVIIELFGGDTMRGDADGRKQKILNTARKLFSEKGYHGVSVPDIARASEASVGSIYYVFKDKEDILLSLLGDLNSVYQEVFQRGREIANPLERFEYAVRGLYRSIDEEWELFIILYKDYGTLDKDTLRQVLKMERETSSVIAQMIHDGQEQGSFHPGVDADMLAFDVLSLGHMWALKKTTRLRKWLSLQQYTESHLKFFMTLLQHGDA
- a CDS encoding DUF2892 domain-containing protein → MVRLINESALDRTLRTIIGIVLVVSGFYTSPALSVVLFVLGAIALATGISGFCPLYKLFRISTRKPS
- a CDS encoding MBL fold metallo-hydrolase — translated: MNPSQLEVDDVAPWGTPEPCCALLAHRQHFEKKVHQVTHRVYSAVGYSLGNCILIVTDAGNVIVDTTESIEAAQEIKAEFDKISPQPVAAVIYTHGHQDHTHGTSVFATNQTPIYAHRKTREFLDQQFNQLQPILSLRGRRQFGLLLPENYVPSSGLGPRLRIDRSRLPILMPPTDVFDDVRQLEVGGIKMVLQAAPGETDDQIFIWMPDEKVLLSADNYYPAFPNLYTIRGTAPRPVQQWIHSLDKMRDLAPEFLVPSHTQPLYGSHHIVGLLTQYRDAIQYVHDAVIRGANQGKTPDELVAEIRLPAHLVNQHELLELYGKVSESVRAIYDGYLGWFDGNATNLEPLRQKQRAERIAKLAGGVSSLEAEAKSALHRQDFQWAAEVAEMMLQLSPDDREMKLLKAEALFRLGEAAINSNSRSYYFHQALELTGQIRVNPVSENARRAYAQAMSIHQFCTNMPVWLNPLTSAAVTICANVHVVDVDQSFIVNVRLGVAEVRSGTQASPDITVRVRAQDWKDLILRVQNAESLVTEGRVALVGESLLFEQLVTMFQE